A region from the Paenibacillus humicola genome encodes:
- the ehuB gene encoding ectoine/hydroxyectoine ABC transporter substrate-binding protein EhuB yields MKKGWVTAVLALLLLFATACGNAADPGAATTNGGGNSGSGGNSGGDAASGVLAEAKEKGYITVGFANEKPYAYKDANGELTGEAVEIARTILKRLGINEMRGELTEFSSLIAGLQAKRFDLITAGMFINPERCQAVLFANPEYSIGEGIAVKKGNPLKLTSYKSIADNSKAKVAVMAGAVEIQYLKASGIPDSQMVVVPDQDAALSALQSGRADAMTMTGPALQSRLDTAGDANLERVQNFEQPTVDGKSVRGYGATAFRQDDTAFQQAFNAELDKMKQSGELLDILKKFGFTEQELPGDATSAQLCQAG; encoded by the coding sequence GTGAAGAAAGGTTGGGTGACCGCCGTACTGGCGCTGCTGCTTCTGTTTGCAACGGCTTGCGGCAACGCAGCCGACCCGGGTGCGGCAACAACGAATGGAGGGGGCAATTCCGGCAGCGGCGGAAATTCCGGCGGCGATGCCGCGAGCGGCGTGCTGGCGGAAGCGAAGGAAAAAGGCTATATTACGGTCGGCTTCGCCAATGAGAAGCCTTATGCGTATAAGGATGCGAACGGCGAGCTGACCGGAGAAGCGGTCGAAATCGCCCGCACGATTTTAAAGCGGCTCGGCATCAACGAGATGCGCGGCGAGCTGACGGAGTTTTCCTCGCTGATCGCGGGGCTGCAGGCGAAGCGGTTCGACTTGATTACGGCCGGGATGTTCATCAATCCCGAGCGCTGCCAGGCCGTCCTTTTCGCCAATCCGGAATACAGCATCGGCGAAGGGATTGCGGTCAAGAAAGGAAATCCGCTGAAGCTGACGAGCTACAAGTCGATCGCGGATAACAGCAAAGCGAAGGTCGCCGTCATGGCGGGCGCGGTGGAAATCCAGTATTTGAAAGCGTCCGGTATTCCGGACAGCCAAATGGTCGTCGTGCCCGATCAGGATGCGGCGCTGAGCGCACTGCAGTCGGGGCGGGCTGACGCGATGACGATGACCGGACCGGCGCTGCAGTCGCGGCTGGACACGGCAGGCGACGCGAACCTCGAGCGGGTGCAAAATTTCGAACAGCCGACAGTGGACGGCAAAAGCGTGCGCGGCTACGGCGCGACGGCTTTCCGGCAGGACGATACGGCCTTTCAGCAGGCTTTCAACGCCGAGCTGGATAAAATGAAGCAAAGCGGCGAGCTGCTGGACATTTTGAAAAAATTCGGCTTTACGGAGCAGGAGCTTCCGGGCGACGCGACATCCGCACAGCTCTGCCAGGCGGGATAA
- the ehuC gene encoding ectoine/hydroxyectoine ABC transporter permease subunit EhuC: MEPTWFKLYPLLLEGTKITAQVAGLSAVLTLIISAAAGLCRVSGFAPVRAAAKVYVDFFRSSSLLVLLFWIYFALPFAGIELPKLAAAVLAISLNCGAYGAEIVRSSILAVPKGQYEAAVALNLNPTQTMWRVIFPQAFLRMLPPLGNLLIELLKSTSLIYFITMSDLTYEAMILRNNYYSWTPQIFLLLLVIYFILAAIVTTIVRLLERRFAAWR; the protein is encoded by the coding sequence ATGGAACCGACCTGGTTCAAGCTGTATCCGCTGCTGCTCGAGGGCACCAAAATTACGGCGCAGGTGGCCGGCTTATCGGCCGTCCTGACGCTGATCATCTCCGCGGCGGCCGGCTTGTGCCGCGTATCGGGCTTTGCGCCGGTGCGCGCCGCAGCCAAAGTTTACGTCGATTTCTTCCGCTCGTCGTCTCTGCTCGTGCTGCTGTTCTGGATTTATTTCGCGCTGCCGTTTGCCGGCATCGAGCTGCCGAAGCTGGCGGCCGCGGTGCTGGCAATCAGCCTCAACTGCGGGGCGTACGGCGCCGAAATCGTGCGCAGCTCGATTCTGGCCGTGCCGAAAGGGCAATACGAAGCGGCGGTGGCGCTCAATTTAAACCCGACGCAGACGATGTGGAGGGTGATCTTCCCGCAGGCGTTTCTCCGCATGCTGCCGCCGCTCGGCAATTTGCTCATCGAGCTGCTCAAATCGACATCGCTCATCTACTTCATCACGATGTCGGATTTGACGTACGAGGCGATGATTCTGCGCAACAATTACTATTCCTGGACGCCGCAAATCTTTTTGCTGCTGCTGGTCATTTATTTCATTCTGGCTGCGATCGTAACGACAATCGTCCGTTTGCTCGAACGCCGGTTCGCGGCATGGAGGTGA
- the ehuD gene encoding ectoine/hydroxyectoine ABC transporter permease subunit EhuD gives MWSWDYVISILPDLLRAFRVTIAATLAGFAVAAVFGLLLAVLGRSGWKPLRLAVRAFVEFVRSTPLLVQVFFLYYSVPMLTGLSLPAFATGVIGLGIHYSTYMSEVYRSGIDGVPKGQWEAASALNLTKTRTWLSVILPQAIPPVIPVMGNYLIVIFKETPILSAITLVEMLLTAKNTASVTYRVFEPYTMVGVIFLVISYAMSLVVMRFEKRLRR, from the coding sequence ATGTGGAGCTGGGATTATGTAATCTCCATCCTGCCCGATTTGCTGCGCGCCTTCCGCGTCACGATCGCGGCGACCTTGGCCGGCTTTGCGGTCGCCGCCGTCTTCGGCCTGCTGCTCGCCGTCCTGGGACGGTCGGGCTGGAAGCCGCTGCGGCTGGCGGTCCGCGCCTTTGTCGAATTCGTTCGCAGTACGCCGCTGCTCGTGCAGGTTTTCTTTCTCTATTACAGCGTGCCGATGCTGACCGGTTTATCGCTGCCGGCCTTCGCTACGGGCGTCATCGGGCTCGGCATCCATTACAGCACGTATATGTCGGAGGTGTACCGTTCGGGCATCGACGGCGTGCCGAAGGGCCAATGGGAGGCGGCGTCGGCGCTCAATTTGACCAAAACGCGGACGTGGCTGTCGGTCATTCTGCCGCAGGCGATACCGCCGGTCATTCCGGTCATGGGCAATTATTTGATCGTCATTTTCAAGGAAACGCCGATACTTTCCGCCATAACGCTGGTCGAGATGCTGCTGACGGCCAAAAATACCGCTTCGGTTACGTACCGCGTCTTCGAGCCGTACACGATGGTCGGCGTTATTTTCCTCGTCATCAGCTATGCAATGTCGCTTGTCGTCATGCGGTTCGAGAAACGTCTCAGGAGGTGA
- the ehuA gene encoding ectoine/hydroxyectoine ABC transporter ATP-binding protein EhuA has protein sequence MNAGLKEKEAGLLEDGVSSAAPSAPVVKYDQVTKKFGDLQVIKGVDLELLPGEKVSIIGPSGSGKTTLGRMLMTLEEPSSGAIELDGEPLWHMEVKGKWVRASEKHLHRMRSKVGMVFQHFNLFPHLSVLRNVTMAPRAVLGLGKEEVHDRAVTMLRKVGLADKLDVYPSQLSGGQKQRVAIARALVMQPKVMVFDEVTSALDPELVGEVLEVIKEIAAEGDMAMMLITHEMEFAREVSDRVIFGADGLIVEQGTPEEIFGNPQSERLQSFLRRFR, from the coding sequence ATGAATGCAGGACTGAAGGAAAAGGAAGCCGGGCTGCTGGAGGACGGCGTGTCGTCGGCGGCTCCTTCCGCGCCGGTCGTGAAATACGACCAGGTGACGAAAAAATTCGGCGATTTGCAGGTCATTAAGGGCGTCGACCTGGAGCTGCTTCCCGGCGAGAAGGTTTCGATTATCGGGCCCAGCGGTTCGGGCAAAACGACGCTCGGCCGCATGCTCATGACGCTCGAGGAGCCGTCGAGCGGCGCGATCGAGCTGGACGGCGAGCCGCTGTGGCACATGGAAGTGAAAGGGAAATGGGTGCGCGCAAGCGAGAAGCACCTGCACCGGATGCGGAGCAAGGTCGGCATGGTGTTTCAGCATTTCAACCTCTTCCCGCACCTCAGCGTGCTGCGCAATGTCACGATGGCGCCGCGCGCCGTGCTTGGGCTCGGTAAGGAGGAAGTACACGACCGCGCGGTAACGATGCTGCGAAAGGTCGGCCTTGCGGATAAGCTGGACGTCTATCCGTCCCAGCTCTCCGGCGGGCAGAAGCAGCGCGTCGCGATCGCCCGGGCGCTCGTCATGCAGCCGAAGGTGATGGTGTTCGACGAAGTGACGTCCGCGCTCGACCCGGAGCTTGTCGGCGAAGTGCTCGAGGTCATCAAGGAAATTGCCGCCGAGGGAGACATGGCGATGATGCTCATCACGCACGAAATGGAGTTTGCACGCGAGGTGTCGGACCGCGTCATCTTCGGTGCGGACGGCCTCATCGTGGAGCAGGGCACGCCCGAGGAAATATTCGGCAACCCGCAGAGCGAGCGGCTTCAATCGTTTCTGCGGAGGTTTCGTTAA
- the ectA gene encoding diaminobutyrate acetyltransferase — protein sequence MKAAAGITLGRPDASDGASVWQLVKESGTLDLNSAYCYIMLCDLFRDSCVVAKQDGVTVGFLSACRMPASPDTLFVWQVAVSGGQRGKGIGTAMLQELLDREELGDIRYVEATIGPENDRSRRLFMSLAARRGGQCSVSERYPANLFPQGQGAHEPELAFRVGPLRRPGEPARG from the coding sequence ATGAAAGCTGCAGCCGGCATCACACTCGGCAGACCGGACGCGTCGGACGGCGCCTCCGTCTGGCAGCTGGTCAAGGAATCGGGGACGCTTGACCTGAATTCCGCCTACTGCTACATCATGCTGTGCGATCTGTTTCGCGATTCGTGCGTCGTGGCGAAGCAGGACGGCGTAACAGTCGGTTTTCTGTCTGCCTGCCGCATGCCCGCAAGCCCGGATACGCTGTTTGTCTGGCAGGTCGCGGTGTCGGGCGGGCAGCGCGGGAAGGGAATCGGCACCGCGATGCTGCAGGAGCTGCTGGACCGGGAGGAGCTTGGGGACATCCGGTACGTCGAGGCGACGATCGGCCCTGAGAACGACCGCTCCCGAAGGCTGTTTATGAGCTTGGCCGCCCGCCGCGGCGGACAATGCTCCGTCAGCGAGCGGTATCCGGCGAACCTGTTTCCGCAGGGGCAGGGCGCCCACGAGCCGGAGCTGGCGTTCCGCGTCGGCCCGCTGCGCCGTCCGGGCGAACCGGCGAGGGGATGA
- the ectB gene encoding diaminobutyrate--2-oxoglutarate transaminase: MNVQTQSSMKVFEKLESEVRSYCRSFPTVFTKASGASIWDVNGREYIDFFAGAGALNYGHNNALIRRRLVDYLLADGVTHSLDMATKAKEDFLTAFDNIVLKPRGLEYKIMFPGPTGTNAVESAMKIARKATGRTNIVCFTNAFHGMSLGSLSATGNKFKRGGAGIPLGNTTFVPYDGYFGEAIDTSAMLEKLLGDPGSGVELPAAVMLETVQGEGGLNAASFGWLRRIEALCRKFGMLLIVDDVQMGCGRTGTFFSFEEAGIRPDIVCLSKSIGGYGLPLALTLIKPEHDLWAPGEHNGTFRGNNLAFVAAAEALSYWRSEDFRMELKEKSAVIRSALERLTKKHPELRTRIKGRGMIQGIAFERPELAAKLCAIAFEKGVIMETSGPRDEVAKLMPPLTIGADQLASGLAIVEAAWSELLKRETIPVKATV, from the coding sequence ATGAACGTTCAGACCCAATCGTCCATGAAAGTATTCGAAAAGCTCGAATCGGAGGTGCGAAGCTACTGCCGCAGCTTTCCGACCGTTTTTACGAAAGCGAGCGGCGCTTCCATCTGGGATGTGAACGGCCGCGAATATATCGATTTTTTCGCCGGTGCCGGGGCGCTGAACTACGGCCATAACAATGCTCTCATCCGCCGCAGGCTGGTCGATTATTTGCTGGCGGACGGCGTTACGCACAGCCTCGATATGGCGACGAAAGCGAAGGAGGACTTTCTCACCGCGTTCGACAATATCGTGCTGAAGCCCCGGGGACTCGAATATAAAATCATGTTTCCGGGCCCGACGGGCACGAACGCCGTCGAAAGCGCGATGAAAATCGCCCGCAAGGCGACGGGACGGACGAATATCGTCTGTTTCACCAACGCCTTCCACGGCATGTCGCTCGGCTCCCTGTCGGCGACAGGCAACAAATTCAAGCGGGGCGGGGCGGGTATTCCGCTCGGGAACACGACCTTCGTTCCCTATGACGGCTATTTCGGCGAGGCGATTGACACGAGCGCCATGCTGGAGAAGCTGCTTGGCGATCCCGGCAGCGGCGTGGAGCTCCCGGCCGCCGTCATGCTGGAGACGGTGCAGGGAGAAGGAGGCCTGAACGCGGCGAGCTTCGGCTGGCTGCGCAGAATCGAGGCGCTGTGCCGCAAATTCGGCATGCTGCTGATTGTCGACGACGTGCAGATGGGCTGCGGCCGTACGGGGACGTTCTTCAGCTTCGAGGAAGCAGGCATCCGGCCCGACATCGTCTGTCTGTCCAAATCGATCGGCGGCTACGGGCTCCCGCTGGCGCTGACGTTAATCAAGCCCGAGCACGACCTGTGGGCGCCCGGCGAGCATAACGGCACGTTCCGGGGCAACAACCTGGCGTTCGTTGCCGCCGCCGAAGCGCTGTCCTATTGGCGGAGCGAAGATTTCAGGATGGAGCTGAAGGAAAAGTCGGCCGTCATCCGGTCGGCGCTTGAGCGGCTGACGAAGAAGCATCCGGAGCTCCGGACACGCATCAAAGGCCGCGGCATGATTCAGGGCATCGCGTTCGAACGGCCGGAGCTTGCCGCCAAGCTGTGCGCGATCGCCTTTGAAAAGGGCGTCATTATGGAGACGTCAGGCCCCCGCGATGAAGTGGCGAAGCTGATGCCGCCGCTCACGATCGGCGCCGACCAGCTCGCATCCGGCCTTGCGATCGTCGAAGCCGCCTGGAGCGAGCTGCTGAAGCGGGAGACGATACCGGTGAAGGCGACGGTATAA
- a CDS encoding ectoine synthase: MIVKHLNEVVGTQDDVDTPNWNARRLLLRKDGMGFSLNDTIIKAGTETLIWYKNHVEAVYCIEGEGEIEVVGGETYAIRPGMMYALNGHEKHLLRASSQMRMVCVFNPPLSGREVHDKDGVYPLVED; encoded by the coding sequence GTGATTGTCAAACATTTAAACGAAGTGGTAGGCACACAGGACGATGTCGATACGCCGAACTGGAATGCAAGGCGGCTGCTGCTGCGAAAGGACGGCATGGGCTTTTCGCTGAACGATACGATTATCAAGGCGGGGACCGAGACGCTTATCTGGTACAAAAACCACGTGGAGGCCGTGTACTGCATCGAAGGCGAAGGGGAAATCGAAGTGGTCGGCGGGGAAACGTACGCCATTCGCCCCGGCATGATGTACGCCTTGAACGGCCACGAGAAGCATCTGCTTCGGGCAAGCAGCCAAATGCGCATGGTGTGCGTGTTCAACCCGCCGCTGTCGGGCAGAGAAGTGCACGACAAGGACGGCGTATATCCGCTTGTGGAAGACTAA
- the thpD gene encoding ectoine hydroxylase, whose product MYPFVRTEQYSVTNENDAYPSRVDDTPSLLERKDPVVYSEWTKDSPLSREQHDFYDRNGYLFLEGFFSPEEIAEWRQELRRLQQLYRDREADYVVREPESREVRSIFAVHDHNKLFMQLAAHPRLAAITDYLLGSVTYIHQSRINFKPGFTGKEFYWHSDFETWHVEDGMPRMRALSCSIALEDNFHFNGPLMVVPGSHKKFVTCVGRTPENHFKQSLRRQEYGVPDHESLTKLVEEGGIDTPVGRAGSVVLFDCNIMHGSNSNITPLPRSNVFLVYNSIENELIEPYSGQAPRPGYIATRTFG is encoded by the coding sequence ATGTATCCGTTTGTCAGAACCGAACAATACTCCGTCACGAACGAAAACGACGCTTATCCGTCCCGGGTGGACGACACGCCTTCGCTGCTGGAACGGAAGGACCCGGTCGTCTATTCGGAATGGACGAAGGACAGCCCGCTGAGCCGGGAGCAGCACGATTTCTACGACCGGAACGGCTACTTGTTTCTGGAGGGCTTCTTCTCGCCGGAGGAAATCGCCGAGTGGAGGCAGGAGCTTCGCAGACTGCAGCAGCTGTACCGGGATCGCGAGGCCGACTATGTCGTCCGGGAGCCCGAAAGCCGGGAGGTGCGGTCGATCTTCGCCGTTCACGACCATAACAAGCTGTTCATGCAGCTGGCCGCTCATCCCCGGTTGGCGGCGATCACGGATTACCTGCTCGGCTCGGTAACGTACATCCACCAGTCTCGTATCAATTTCAAGCCGGGCTTCACGGGGAAAGAATTTTATTGGCATTCGGATTTCGAAACGTGGCATGTGGAGGACGGCATGCCGCGGATGCGGGCGCTCAGCTGTTCGATCGCACTGGAGGACAACTTTCATTTCAACGGGCCTTTGATGGTTGTGCCGGGCTCGCACAAGAAGTTCGTGACCTGCGTCGGCCGGACGCCGGAAAACCATTTCAAGCAGTCGCTCCGCCGCCAGGAATACGGGGTTCCGGACCATGAAAGCTTGACGAAGCTTGTGGAGGAAGGCGGCATCGATACGCCGGTCGGACGCGCGGGCTCGGTCGTGCTCTTCGACTGCAACATCATGCACGGCTCGAACAGCAATATCACGCCGCTTCCCCGCAGCAACGTATTCCTCGTCTATAACAGCATCGAGAACGAGCTCATCGAGCCGTATTCGGGGCAGGCTCCAAGGCCGGGATACATCGCCACGCGCACGTTCGGGTAA
- a CDS encoding DUF2179 domain-containing protein, with the protein MWTALSIVAINIAYVSAFTLRLILVIKGRRGAASLLSMVEVFIYLAGLDLVLRNLSDPLHMIAYCVGFGAGVYLGSRIEEYLALGYSVVQVIADSMIVSLPDKLRAHGYGVTSWLADGKDGKRLVMQVLVKRSNEKKLLDSIMTVAPRAFVISHEPRNFRGGFWAKMIQR; encoded by the coding sequence GTGTGGACCGCTCTTTCGATCGTTGCGATCAACATCGCGTACGTATCGGCATTTACGCTGCGCCTCATTCTCGTCATTAAAGGGCGGAGAGGCGCGGCGTCCCTGCTTTCGATGGTGGAGGTCTTCATCTATTTGGCGGGGCTGGACCTCGTCCTTCGGAACCTGTCCGATCCGCTTCATATGATCGCATACTGCGTAGGCTTCGGAGCGGGCGTCTATTTGGGCAGCCGCATTGAAGAATATTTGGCGCTCGGTTATTCCGTCGTGCAGGTGATTGCCGATTCGATGATCGTCTCGCTCCCGGACAAGCTGCGCGCGCACGGCTACGGCGTCACGTCGTGGCTGGCCGACGGCAAGGACGGCAAACGGCTCGTCATGCAGGTGCTGGTCAAGCGCAGCAACGAAAAGAAGCTGCTCGACAGCATCATGACCGTCGCGCCGCGGGCGTTCGTCATTTCGCACGAGCCCCGGAATTTCAGAGGCGGCTTCTGGGCGAAAATGATCCAGCGGTAG
- a CDS encoding YxcD family protein, whose translation MRIYTDEIINAVCLHMAERKGISPNDVEVQLAWDEEYGFTAEVWISGRSQYIVEANLLEAIERYMLKHYQLRVYRSQIKLDADEEFWADIDV comes from the coding sequence ATGCGCATCTACACGGACGAAATCATCAACGCCGTCTGCCTCCATATGGCGGAGCGCAAAGGCATCTCGCCGAACGATGTGGAGGTACAGCTTGCGTGGGACGAGGAATACGGCTTTACGGCCGAGGTTTGGATCTCGGGGCGAAGCCAGTATATCGTGGAAGCGAATCTGCTCGAGGCGATCGAGCGGTACATGCTCAAGCATTACCAGCTTCGCGTCTACCGTTCGCAGATCAAGCTGGATGCCGACGAGGAGTTTTGGGCGGATATCGACGTCTAA
- a CDS encoding DUF309 domain-containing protein, translating to MGFGGTHYPEAYIDYLIEFHGTRDFFECHELLEEYWKEHPGDPQADGWVGLIQLAVGAYHYRRGNRQGAAKMLRSAASRLTAERLEALGLKGAQTAAAIEGMIRALDDGLPYADIDLIFRDGGLLDACRGQCAARGHAWGAPSPELEALVHRHTLRDRSDVIEARRAASAARRNGNEGGG from the coding sequence ATGGGCTTCGGCGGGACGCATTATCCGGAGGCATATATCGATTATTTGATCGAATTTCACGGTACGCGCGACTTTTTCGAATGTCATGAGCTGCTGGAGGAATATTGGAAGGAGCATCCCGGGGATCCGCAGGCGGACGGCTGGGTCGGCCTGATTCAGCTGGCGGTCGGCGCTTACCATTATCGCAGGGGAAACAGGCAGGGGGCGGCGAAAATGCTGCGCTCGGCGGCATCCCGGCTGACGGCGGAGCGGCTGGAAGCGCTCGGTTTGAAAGGCGCACAAACGGCCGCCGCGATCGAGGGGATGATTCGCGCGCTCGATGACGGTCTTCCGTATGCGGATATCGATCTGATCTTCCGCGACGGCGGGCTGCTGGATGCCTGCCGCGGGCAGTGCGCGGCACGGGGCCATGCATGGGGTGCCCCGAGCCCGGAGCTTGAGGCGCTCGTGCACCGGCATACGCTGCGCGACCGGAGCGACGTCATCGAGGCGCGCCGGGCCGCGTCCGCAGCCAGACGAAACGGGAACGAGGGCGGCGGCTAA
- a CDS encoding beta-class carbonic anhydrase: protein MHTLENILSFNRQFVEEKQYEQYLTDRFPDKKLAIVTCMDTRLTELLPKALNLRNGDAKMIKSAGGIVTQPFGNIMRSVLVAVYELGAHEVLVIGHYECGMTGLNADTVVGHMLEKGIPQETLETLEHAGINLNRWLRGFDSVQDSVERSVGIIRNHPLLPPNTPVHGLIIDPTTGRLDLVTDGNEYLANK, encoded by the coding sequence ATGCATACACTCGAAAATATTTTATCCTTTAATCGCCAATTTGTGGAAGAAAAACAATATGAGCAATATTTGACGGACAGGTTCCCGGACAAAAAGCTCGCGATCGTCACCTGCATGGACACCCGCCTGACGGAGCTGCTGCCGAAGGCGCTCAACCTGCGCAACGGCGACGCCAAAATGATTAAGAGCGCCGGCGGTATCGTGACGCAGCCTTTCGGCAACATCATGCGCAGCGTGCTTGTGGCGGTATACGAGCTCGGCGCCCACGAGGTGCTGGTCATCGGTCACTATGAATGCGGCATGACGGGGCTGAACGCCGACACGGTCGTCGGCCATATGCTCGAGAAAGGCATTCCGCAGGAAACCCTCGAGACGCTAGAGCATGCCGGCATCAACTTGAACCGCTGGCTCCGAGGCTTCGACAGCGTGCAGGACAGCGTCGAGCGCAGCGTCGGCATCATCCGCAACCATCCGCTGCTGCCGCCGAACACGCCGGTTCACGGCCTCATCATCGATCCGACGACGGGCAGGCTCGATCTCGTGACCGATGGCAACGAATATTTGGCGAACAAATGA
- a CDS encoding iron-sulfur cluster biosynthesis family protein: MQFTFTPAAAEKLAGYVRESGKSLKLLYDTEGCGCALNGVPALKLIETPEADDRKGEGSPYPVWYDPKQEVFFEPRLRIDFNEARNAFSLKSDNQIYTVHMRLLQ, translated from the coding sequence ATGCAATTTACGTTTACGCCGGCGGCCGCCGAGAAGCTGGCCGGTTATGTGCGCGAAAGCGGGAAAAGCCTGAAGCTGCTGTACGACACCGAAGGTTGCGGCTGTGCTTTAAACGGCGTGCCGGCACTGAAGCTGATCGAAACACCGGAGGCGGACGACCGGAAAGGCGAGGGAAGCCCGTATCCGGTTTGGTACGATCCGAAGCAGGAGGTTTTTTTCGAGCCCCGGCTGCGCATCGATTTTAATGAAGCGCGTAACGCGTTCAGCCTGAAAAGCGACAATCAGATTTATACGGTTCATATGCGGCTTCTGCAATAG
- a CDS encoding carboxypeptidase M32 translates to MATNAETALQKFTDRIKQIKSYEEALGVLYWDLRTGAPRKGVEARSEAIGMLSAQSFQLATAPELGEWLSELEQPQTLEALSEIDRRLVAETRKDYDRSVKIPPGLYQEYVVLTSQSESVWEEAKASGDYASFEPYLDKIISYTNRFIDLWGPKETRYDTLLDAYEPGMTTAELDRVFGGLRGKLVPLAAAIANSPHQPDRSFLQQTFPKEAQKKFSLFILEQMGFDFGAGRLDESVHPFATGLNLGDVRITTRYLEHDVTSALFGTIHEGGHALYEQNIMKELLGTTLCTGTSMGIHESQSRFWENVIGRSKPFWQRYFGDLQQAFPNRLDVDVEDFYRATNTVKPSLIRIEADELTYNLHIIIRYEIEKLIFNEGVKVSELPAVWNGKYKEYLGVEPGSDAEGVLQDVHWSGGAFGYFPSYSLGNMYAAQIADTMEREIPAMWELVGRGDLLPIKEWLTDKVYKFGKLRTPSELISGITGKPLDPDYLFVYLDKKYRDIYRLT, encoded by the coding sequence ATGGCGACGAATGCCGAAACGGCGTTGCAGAAATTTACGGATCGGATCAAGCAGATTAAAAGCTACGAGGAAGCGCTCGGCGTGCTGTATTGGGATTTGCGGACGGGCGCGCCGCGCAAAGGGGTGGAGGCGCGTTCCGAGGCGATCGGCATGCTCTCCGCGCAAAGCTTCCAGCTCGCCACGGCGCCGGAGCTCGGCGAATGGCTGAGCGAGCTGGAGCAGCCGCAGACGCTTGAAGCTTTAAGCGAGATCGACCGCCGTCTGGTCGCGGAAACGCGGAAGGATTACGACCGCAGCGTCAAAATACCTCCCGGGCTCTACCAGGAATATGTCGTGCTTACCTCGCAGTCGGAATCGGTCTGGGAAGAGGCGAAGGCTTCAGGTGATTATGCCTCGTTCGAGCCGTATCTGGACAAAATCATCTCCTATACGAACCGGTTCATTGATTTGTGGGGGCCGAAGGAGACGCGCTACGACACGCTGCTCGATGCGTACGAGCCGGGGATGACGACGGCGGAGCTCGACCGCGTGTTCGGCGGGCTGCGCGGGAAGCTGGTGCCGCTGGCCGCCGCGATTGCGAATTCGCCGCACCAGCCGGACCGGAGCTTTTTGCAGCAGACGTTTCCCAAGGAAGCGCAGAAGAAATTCAGCCTGTTTATTCTGGAGCAGATGGGCTTCGATTTCGGCGCCGGCCGGCTCGACGAAAGCGTGCATCCGTTCGCGACGGGACTGAATCTCGGCGATGTGCGCATCACGACGCGCTACCTGGAGCACGACGTGACGAGCGCCCTGTTCGGGACCATTCACGAAGGCGGGCATGCGCTGTACGAGCAGAACATCATGAAGGAGCTGCTCGGCACGACGCTTTGCACGGGCACCTCGATGGGCATTCACGAATCGCAGTCCCGCTTCTGGGAAAATGTGATCGGCCGCAGCAAGCCGTTCTGGCAGCGGTATTTCGGCGATTTGCAGCAGGCGTTCCCGAACCGGCTGGACGTGGACGTCGAAGACTTTTACCGGGCGACCAATACGGTGAAGCCTTCGCTGATCCGGATCGAAGCGGACGAGCTGACCTATAACCTGCATATCATCATCCGTTACGAAATTGAAAAGCTGATCTTTAACGAAGGCGTGAAAGTGTCCGAGCTGCCGGCGGTCTGGAACGGCAAATATAAGGAATATTTGGGCGTGGAACCGGGCAGCGACGCGGAAGGCGTGCTGCAGGACGTGCACTGGTCGGGCGGCGCGTTCGGGTATTTCCCGTCCTATTCGCTCGGCAACATGTATGCGGCGCAAATCGCCGATACGATGGAACGCGAAATTCCCGCCATGTGGGAGCTGGTCGGCCGCGGCGATCTGCTGCCGATCAAGGAATGGCTGACGGACAAGGTATACAAATTCGGCAAGCTGCGCACGCCGTCGGAGCTCATTAGCGGCATTACGGGCAAGCCGCTCGATCCGGATTACCTGTTCGTTTACCTCGATAAGAAGTACCGCGACATTTACCGACTGACTTAA